One Alligator mississippiensis isolate rAllMis1 chromosome 1, rAllMis1, whole genome shotgun sequence genomic window carries:
- the GDF7 gene encoding growth/differentiation factor 7 encodes MQLRAAAALCLCALSACRLPAAALRNGTVVPHPYMLALYRRGARPGPGTVTGFADRAPGAEAAAAQRYVFDISSLGEADEVVGAELRILRRRPENRSLARAATRSAPRLLLSTCPGPARPPRLLQARAARAFPSGPPRWEVFDVRDALRGDGPRPRLLCFVLSVLAEPSGAALPPGQLGFGKQQQAAGERALLVAFSRAQRRESLFKELRDKVKALGSPLVSGPGGESPPKRRRRRRRRRTALAARSGGRGQGKKAKTRCSRKPLHVNFKELGWDDWIIAPLDYEAYHCEGLCDFPLRSHLEPTNHAIIQTLMNSMDPESTPPSCCVPSKLSPISILYIDSGNNVVYKQYEDMVVETCGCR; translated from the exons ATGCAGCTGCGGGCGGCCGCGGCGCTCTGCCTCTGCGCGCTCAGCGCCTGCCGCCTGCCCGCCGCCGCCCTCCGCAACGGCACGGTGGTGCCGCACCCCTACATGCTGGCGCTCTACCGGCGCGGCGCGCGCCCCGGGCCCGGCACCGTCACCGGCTTCGCGGACCGGGCGCCCGGAG ccgaggcggcggcggcgcagaGGTACGTCTTCGACATCTCCAGCCTGGGCGAGGCGGACGAGGTGGTGGGCGCCGAGCTGCGCATCCTGCGGCGCCGGCCCGAGAACCGGAGCCTGGCCCGGGCCGCGACCCGCAGCGCGCCCCGCCTGCTGCTCTCCacctgccccggcccggcccggccgccccgCCTGCTGCAGGCCCGCGCCGCCCGCGCCTTCCCCTCGGGCCCGCCGCGCTGGGAGGTGTTCGACGTGCGGGACGCGCTGCGGGGCGACGGGCCGCGGCCCCGGCTGCTGTGCTTCGTGCTCAGCGTGCTGGCCGAGCCGTCCGGGGCAGCGCTGCCCCCGGGGCAGCTGGGCTtcggcaagcagcagcaggcagccggCGAGAGAGCCCTGCTGGTGGCTTTCTCCCGTGCCCAGCGGCGGGAGAGCCTCTTCAAGGAGCTCCGGGACAAGGTCAAAGCCCTGGGCAGCCCCCTGGTCTCGGGGCCCGGCGGGGAAAGCCCCCCCAAGCgcaggaggaggcggcggcggcggcggactGCGCTGGCCGCCcggtctgggggcagggggcaaggcaaGAAGGCCAAGACgcgctgcagcaggaagcccctgcacGTCAACTtcaaggagctgggctgggacgACTGGATCATCGCCCCTCTGGACTACGAGGCGTATCACTGTGAGGGCCTCTGCGATTTCCCCCTGCGGTCGCACCTGGAGCCCACCAACCATGCCATCATCCAGACCCTGATGAACTCTATGGACCCCGAGTCGACTCCCCCCAGCTGCTGCGTGCCTTCCAAGCTCAGCCCCATCAGCATCCTCTACATCGACTCCGGGAACAATGTGGTTTACAAGCAGTACGAGGACATGGTTGTGGAGACCTGCGGCTGCAGGTAG